A single window of Rubripirellula lacrimiformis DNA harbors:
- a CDS encoding ATP-binding protein yields MRIKDIQIDGFGVWTGLSVDSLPEGMTLFYGPNEAGKTTLMQFVRAMLYGFTPERREKYLPPVHGGTPGGAIRVTGPGGGYQIRRHSQLTDTGVTGQLTVTGQDGLSQGQHRLASLLGQIDEPIFTNVFAIGMRELQELSTLDDTSAADELYKLSSGLDRVSLVDVLRSLRGGRKALVGKPSAEDENEASKLSALVTKREKLRDEVTQLTRGGRRWSELASQRRSQQQEIEQLTERMGAWERESRSVEMATSVHEVWRKRDEIARQIAQRESDISLPDEAPGQLIQIDAIMEERKQKLEEIKVKRRGIRDKAEQLPVSRRMLDLQGRIEAASEQATWVEALEEQIARLDDQIDKAKKQLESDADRLGLDEEDQSALLRGDSSALPDLSKQTLSALSEPAKQVKEQAFALKQSRSEGAEHKARADKLNDSLKEMLERARASNLQQAIRSQTEMVTTLKHRIQVGEHLEKLKRHYRELERETVDLTTDEVLPVDRFILLAMPFFMGGIAVIYGFANFFTIEWLVARPDPTWGMLCMLFGFVSLLAFYWGLENGKRSTSLEREDCERQIDTLRRQIREIEGERTSIDSTLPTSNESLELRLRESEQLLADLESSLPTYHNHQAAMESYKASRNRATKAAEGLKAARRNWSETLERLGLSESLSASSVRKLSEGYETLQSSRRRLDELLTEKEQRRRERQSIAKRIETLYLEALQVNEEAARGAADQEEMSEETVAARFKPRSSPLDQLNHLHEELARQQHWIKRRRELKEQDVQLKRQQSSHHRSLERADGQRRALWAKCGVATPEQFYEMVDSKATLAESRKELAELEKTIKSMIGNHVLYEDVEQELDGATAADLERRWDSLTTRMTETEERIGHLRTSLGELAQEMKHLGDDNRLSVAQLELGCIERRIEAFAHKWQTLGMASCLLEDVCGTFERERQPETLREASTFLSQLTNGKYNRIWTPLGTNQLKIDDTDEKSLPLEVLSRGTREAVFIALRLSLAAAYARRGVMLPLVLDDVLVNFDRDRAIHAAQTLKTFAELGHQVMMFTCHEHIVDIFHAIDVEVRLMPTQGTPGRATVLLPEVIEEEEYEEEVEYEEEDEFEEEVMEAEPEPEPEPEPEPEPVPVAVVAPQPAPQPKPELPPEPKTKIVYVEKPAPKPKPKPKKKAVEYVERVEPMYVEPQRMLEPEYIEEEYVQREPAIGWAWFEREPNRRINEAEDALAAIAREEWLDGPDHDGPEEIWDRDGQWWQGDKASQS; encoded by the coding sequence ATGAGAATCAAAGACATCCAAATCGATGGCTTCGGCGTCTGGACCGGACTATCAGTCGACTCGCTGCCCGAAGGCATGACGTTGTTCTACGGTCCCAACGAGGCCGGCAAAACGACGCTGATGCAATTCGTGCGCGCGATGCTGTACGGATTCACGCCCGAACGGCGCGAGAAATACTTGCCCCCGGTTCATGGTGGCACACCGGGCGGTGCGATCCGCGTGACCGGACCAGGCGGCGGCTACCAAATTCGACGACACAGCCAATTGACCGATACGGGAGTCACCGGCCAGTTGACGGTCACCGGCCAGGATGGACTGAGCCAGGGGCAACACCGGCTAGCGAGTCTATTGGGCCAGATCGATGAACCGATCTTTACCAACGTGTTCGCGATCGGGATGCGTGAACTGCAAGAACTTAGCACGCTAGACGACACGTCGGCGGCAGACGAACTTTACAAACTGTCCAGCGGTCTGGACCGCGTTTCGTTGGTCGACGTGCTGCGATCGCTGCGCGGTGGACGCAAAGCGTTGGTCGGAAAACCATCGGCGGAAGACGAAAACGAAGCGTCGAAGTTGTCGGCCCTAGTGACCAAACGAGAGAAACTGCGCGACGAAGTCACTCAGTTGACGCGTGGCGGACGCCGTTGGAGCGAATTGGCGTCCCAACGTCGCAGCCAGCAGCAAGAAATCGAACAGTTGACCGAACGGATGGGCGCGTGGGAACGCGAAAGCCGCAGCGTCGAAATGGCCACCAGCGTCCATGAAGTGTGGCGCAAACGTGACGAGATCGCCCGACAGATCGCCCAACGCGAATCCGACATCTCGTTGCCCGACGAGGCACCGGGCCAGTTGATCCAGATCGATGCGATCATGGAAGAACGCAAACAGAAACTGGAAGAAATCAAAGTCAAGCGTCGTGGTATCCGCGACAAGGCCGAACAGTTGCCCGTCAGCCGCCGGATGCTGGACCTGCAAGGACGGATCGAAGCGGCATCGGAACAGGCCACTTGGGTCGAAGCGCTCGAAGAACAGATTGCGCGTCTGGATGACCAGATCGACAAGGCCAAGAAACAACTGGAATCGGACGCCGATCGTTTAGGTTTGGACGAAGAGGACCAATCGGCGCTGTTGCGCGGCGATTCGTCAGCGCTGCCCGATCTGTCGAAACAAACACTCAGTGCGCTTTCTGAACCGGCCAAACAGGTCAAGGAACAAGCCTTCGCGCTGAAACAATCGCGCAGCGAAGGTGCCGAGCACAAGGCGCGTGCAGACAAACTGAACGATTCGCTTAAAGAGATGCTGGAACGGGCCCGGGCCAGCAACCTGCAACAAGCGATTCGCAGCCAGACCGAGATGGTGACGACGCTGAAGCACCGAATTCAAGTCGGCGAACACTTGGAGAAACTGAAGCGTCATTATCGCGAACTGGAACGCGAAACCGTCGATTTGACGACAGACGAAGTGTTGCCGGTGGATCGCTTTATCCTGCTGGCGATGCCGTTCTTCATGGGCGGCATTGCGGTGATCTATGGGTTTGCAAACTTCTTCACCATCGAATGGCTTGTCGCTAGGCCGGATCCGACATGGGGCATGCTTTGCATGTTATTCGGATTCGTGTCGTTGTTGGCATTCTACTGGGGCCTGGAAAACGGCAAACGTTCGACTTCGCTGGAACGGGAAGACTGCGAACGTCAGATCGATACACTGCGACGTCAAATCCGCGAGATCGAAGGCGAACGAACCAGCATCGATTCGACTCTGCCGACCAGCAATGAATCATTGGAACTGCGTCTGCGTGAATCCGAGCAATTGCTAGCCGACCTGGAATCGTCGCTGCCGACCTATCACAACCACCAAGCGGCGATGGAGTCCTACAAGGCGTCACGCAATCGTGCCACCAAGGCGGCCGAGGGATTGAAAGCGGCACGCCGCAATTGGTCAGAAACTCTGGAACGTCTGGGTCTTAGCGAATCGTTGTCCGCATCGAGTGTTCGAAAGCTAAGCGAAGGCTACGAAACGCTGCAGTCGAGCCGCCGTCGTCTGGACGAATTATTGACGGAAAAAGAACAACGTCGCCGCGAACGACAATCGATCGCCAAACGCATCGAAACGTTGTACCTAGAAGCGTTGCAGGTCAACGAAGAGGCCGCTCGCGGCGCCGCAGACCAGGAAGAAATGTCCGAGGAAACCGTGGCTGCACGGTTCAAGCCTCGCAGCAGCCCACTGGACCAACTGAACCATCTGCACGAAGAATTGGCTCGCCAACAGCACTGGATCAAACGCCGTCGGGAACTGAAGGAACAAGACGTTCAACTGAAACGCCAACAGAGTTCTCATCATCGTTCTTTGGAACGGGCCGATGGACAACGTCGCGCCCTGTGGGCGAAGTGCGGTGTGGCGACTCCCGAACAGTTCTATGAAATGGTCGACAGCAAGGCGACGCTAGCAGAGAGCCGCAAAGAACTGGCCGAGTTGGAAAAGACGATCAAGTCGATGATCGGCAACCACGTCCTGTACGAGGATGTCGAGCAAGAGCTAGATGGTGCGACGGCGGCCGATCTGGAACGGCGCTGGGATTCGTTGACCACACGCATGACCGAGACCGAAGAACGCATTGGCCACCTGCGAACATCCTTGGGCGAATTGGCCCAAGAAATGAAACACTTGGGGGATGACAATCGTTTGTCCGTCGCTCAGCTAGAACTTGGCTGCATCGAAAGGCGCATCGAAGCGTTTGCGCACAAATGGCAGACATTGGGCATGGCCAGTTGCTTGCTGGAGGATGTCTGTGGCACTTTCGAACGCGAACGACAGCCCGAGACATTGCGGGAAGCGTCGACGTTCCTAAGCCAGTTGACCAACGGAAAGTACAACCGGATCTGGACTCCGCTGGGCACCAACCAGCTGAAGATCGACGACACGGACGAAAAGTCGTTGCCGTTGGAAGTGCTTAGCCGAGGTACTCGCGAGGCAGTCTTCATCGCACTTCGATTGTCTTTAGCGGCCGCCTACGCACGCCGCGGCGTCATGTTGCCGTTGGTGCTAGATGACGTGCTAGTCAACTTTGACCGCGATCGCGCGATCCATGCGGCACAAACGTTGAAAACGTTCGCCGAACTGGGACACCAAGTGATGATGTTCACTTGTCATGAACACATCGTCGATATCTTCCATGCCATCGATGTCGAAGTGCGGTTGATGCCGACACAAGGCACACCGGGACGAGCAACTGTATTGTTGCCCGAAGTGATCGAAGAAGAAGAGTACGAAGAGGAAGTCGAATACGAAGAGGAAGACGAGTTCGAAGAAGAGGTGATGGAAGCCGAACCGGAACCAGAGCCCGAGCCCGAACCGGAGCCAGAACCGGTGCCCGTTGCCGTGGTGGCCCCACAGCCTGCGCCCCAGCCGAAACCTGAACTGCCGCCGGAACCAAAGACGAAGATCGTCTACGTCGAAAAGCCCGCACCCAAGCCGAAACCCAAGCCCAAGAAGAAAGCGGTCGAATACGTCGAACGTGTCGAACCGATGTACGTCGAGCCACAGCGAATGCTAGAACCCGAGTACATCGAAGAGGAATACGTCCAGCGCGAACCTGCGATCGGATGGGCCTGGTTCGAACGCGAACCGAATCGTCGGATCAACGAAGCCGAGGACGCCCTGGCCGCGATCGCTCGCGAAGAGTGGCTCGATGGTCCAGACCACGACGGCCCCGAAGAAATCTGGGACCGTGATGGTCAATGGTGGCAGGGCGATAAAGCCAGCCAATCCTGA
- the trhA gene encoding PAQR family membrane homeostasis protein TrhA encodes MNESDTSPASVGANAKPSHSGSDQGDPAGRGSQGDSGLDPQRLESSGKRGQPAPPPPTQPDQEWANALTHGIATIVSLVAGVFLIRAAADVDVGMMIACAAYTASVVGTFLCSTLSHIVRRQPLLNTMRSWDQAFIYTMISGTYTPIVYQYASDGIRMWLLAAIWIAAATGFFLKVGVKHRVNSIGTVSYLLLGWLPALPLVGRVPAVLVTWMVIGGVLYTMGVALLINDHRVRYLHAGWHLFVMAAAASHWWVIWAYVI; translated from the coding sequence GTGAACGAATCCGACACTTCACCGGCATCGGTCGGGGCAAACGCCAAGCCCAGTCACTCGGGCAGCGACCAAGGTGATCCGGCAGGGCGTGGTTCCCAGGGTGATTCCGGATTGGATCCCCAGCGATTGGAATCGTCCGGCAAACGCGGCCAACCGGCTCCTCCGCCGCCGACTCAGCCTGATCAAGAATGGGCCAACGCGCTGACGCATGGCATTGCGACCATCGTCAGTCTGGTCGCAGGCGTGTTCCTGATCCGAGCCGCAGCCGACGTCGACGTGGGCATGATGATTGCGTGCGCGGCGTACACCGCGTCGGTCGTTGGCACCTTTTTGTGTTCAACGCTGTCGCACATCGTCCGCCGCCAACCGCTGCTCAACACGATGCGTTCGTGGGACCAAGCGTTCATCTACACGATGATCTCGGGAACCTACACGCCGATCGTCTATCAGTACGCCAGCGATGGCATCCGGATGTGGCTATTGGCTGCGATCTGGATCGCGGCGGCCACTGGATTCTTCTTGAAGGTGGGCGTCAAGCACCGTGTCAATTCGATCGGCACGGTGTCGTACCTTTTGCTGGGTTGGTTGCCCGCGTTGCCGCTGGTCGGTCGGGTCCCCGCCGTGCTGGTCACGTGGATGGTGATCGGTGGCGTGCTGTACACGATGGGTGTGGCGTTGTTGATCAACGATCACCGCGTCCGATACTTGCACGCCGGATGGCACCTGTTCGTGATGGCCGCTGCCGCTAGCCATTGGTGGGTGATCTGGGCTTACGTGATTTGA